The Agromyces sp. LHK192 genome includes a window with the following:
- a CDS encoding molybdopterin-binding protein has translation MPHYRISELASLLGVSDDTVRRWIDAGTLAATTDDVGRLIVDGVDAARRAVELAEAAEDPSRVGRSARNRFVGIVTRIQRDGIMAQVDIQAGPHRVVSLMSAEAVDDLRLEPGSLAVAVVKATTVIVETPEGSR, from the coding sequence ATGCCGCACTATCGGATTTCAGAACTCGCGAGCCTGCTCGGCGTCAGCGACGACACCGTGCGCCGCTGGATCGATGCCGGCACGCTCGCCGCCACGACCGATGACGTCGGCCGGCTCATCGTCGACGGCGTCGACGCCGCCCGCCGCGCCGTCGAACTCGCCGAGGCCGCCGAGGACCCGTCGCGCGTCGGCCGCAGCGCGCGCAACCGGTTCGTCGGCATCGTCACCCGCATCCAACGCGACGGCATCATGGCGCAGGTCGACATCCAGGCGGGCCCCCACCGCGTCGTCTCGCTCATGTCCGCCGAAGCCGTCGACGACCTCCGGCTCGAACCGGGCTCGCTCGCCGTCGCCGTCGTCAAGGCCACCACCGTCATCGTCGAGACCCCGGAAGGATCCCGTTGA
- a CDS encoding ABC transporter permease, with the protein MTRTATLRDIPPLVIVPAAIGVAVLVLPLLALLARVDWTTFVADATSPAAVEALGLSLATATASTACCLVLGVPLALVIARASGRLAGWLRALVTIPLVLPPMVGGIALLYLLGRTSPLGQWLDDAVGLRLPFTTAAVIIAQTFVALPFLVLSVEGTVRAAGTAYERVAATLGASRWTAFRRITLPLAAPGLVAGTVLCFARALGEFGATALFAGNAAGTTRTMPLAIYTAFNGAGVTQGTAVALSLMLLAVAVVILVLVRGWRPGSST; encoded by the coding sequence GTGACCCGCACGGCGACGCTGCGGGACATCCCGCCGCTCGTCATCGTGCCGGCGGCGATCGGCGTCGCCGTGCTCGTCCTCCCGCTCCTGGCGTTGCTGGCGCGGGTCGACTGGACGACGTTCGTCGCCGACGCGACCTCGCCGGCCGCAGTCGAGGCGCTCGGCCTCTCGCTCGCGACGGCGACGGCGTCCACAGCCTGCTGCCTGGTACTCGGCGTGCCGCTCGCCCTCGTGATCGCGCGGGCGTCGGGCCGCCTCGCCGGTTGGCTTCGGGCGCTGGTGACGATCCCGCTGGTGCTGCCGCCGATGGTGGGCGGCATCGCCCTGCTCTACCTGCTCGGCCGGACCAGCCCGCTCGGGCAGTGGCTCGACGACGCCGTCGGCCTGCGCCTGCCGTTCACGACGGCGGCCGTGATCATCGCGCAGACGTTCGTCGCGCTCCCGTTCCTGGTGCTCTCGGTCGAGGGCACCGTGCGCGCCGCCGGCACCGCCTACGAGCGCGTCGCCGCGACCCTCGGGGCGAGCCGGTGGACCGCGTTCCGCCGCATCACCCTGCCGCTCGCGGCGCCCGGTCTCGTCGCCGGCACCGTGCTGTGCTTCGCCCGCGCGCTCGGCGAGTTCGGCGCGACCGCGCTCTTCGCGGGCAACGCCGCGGGCACGACCCGCACGATGCCCCTCGCGATCTACACCGCGTTCAACGGCGCGGGCGTCACCCAGGGCACCGCGGTCGCCCTGTCGCTCATGCTGCTCGCCGTCGCGGTCGTGATCCTCGTGCTCGTGCGCGGCTGGCGACCGGGGAGCTCGACGTGA
- a CDS encoding molybdenum cofactor biosynthesis protein MoaE, whose amino-acid sequence MTTAPDAPVPASEPRTAVVDEPLDVAAHLDAVADPHAGAIANFIGVVRDHDPEAAGTVVELRYSSHPDAPRILREIADRFATDGVLIAVSHRIGTLTVGDLALVCAVSTAHRAQAFEICRELVERVKAELPIWKQQETDDGSSHWVGLT is encoded by the coding sequence ATGACCACCGCACCGGATGCCCCGGTCCCTGCTTCCGAGCCCCGCACCGCCGTCGTCGACGAACCGCTCGACGTGGCCGCCCACCTCGACGCCGTCGCCGACCCCCACGCGGGCGCCATCGCGAACTTCATCGGCGTCGTCCGCGACCACGACCCGGAGGCCGCGGGCACCGTCGTCGAGCTGCGGTACAGCTCGCACCCCGACGCGCCGCGCATCCTTCGCGAGATCGCCGACCGGTTCGCGACGGATGGTGTGCTGATCGCCGTGAGCCACCGCATCGGCACGCTGACGGTCGGCGACCTCGCACTCGTGTGCGCGGTGTCGACGGCGCATCGTGCGCAGGCCTTCGAGATCTGTCGCGAGCTCGTCGAGCGCGTGAAGGCCGAGCTGCCGATCTGGAAGCAGCAGGAGACCGACGACGGCAGCAGCCACTGGGTCGGCCTGACCTGA
- the modA gene encoding molybdate ABC transporter substrate-binding protein, whose translation MPSRSATRGASRAAGILVAGLAALALVGCATGGTSGDSSSPEPTASADAAPELEGELTVYAAASLTASFDELAESFEEAHPGVDVLPIVYDGSSVLATQLVEGAPADVFASADERTMATVTDADLVDGEPELFASNTLRIATPAGNPGGVETIDDLADPALSVVLCAVEVPCGAASRKLLDLDGVSVTPVSEEQNVSAVLTKVKSGEADAGLVYATDVAAAGDDVESIEPEGADEVVNTYPIAALRGAASSDVAAAFVAFVLGDEGQAVLEAHGFGAP comes from the coding sequence ATCCCGTCCCGCTCCGCCACGCGCGGTGCGTCCCGCGCCGCCGGGATCCTCGTCGCCGGCCTCGCCGCGCTCGCGCTCGTCGGCTGCGCGACGGGCGGCACGTCCGGCGACAGCTCGTCGCCCGAGCCGACCGCGTCGGCGGATGCCGCTCCCGAGCTCGAGGGCGAGCTGACGGTCTACGCCGCGGCGTCCCTGACGGCCTCCTTCGACGAGCTCGCCGAGTCGTTCGAGGAGGCCCACCCCGGCGTCGACGTCCTGCCGATCGTCTACGACGGGTCGTCGGTGCTCGCGACGCAGCTCGTCGAGGGCGCGCCGGCCGACGTGTTCGCGTCCGCCGACGAGCGGACCATGGCGACCGTGACCGATGCCGACCTCGTCGACGGCGAACCCGAGCTGTTCGCGTCGAACACGCTGCGCATCGCGACTCCCGCCGGCAACCCCGGCGGCGTCGAGACGATCGACGATCTCGCCGACCCTGCCCTCTCGGTCGTGCTCTGCGCCGTCGAGGTGCCCTGCGGCGCCGCATCCCGCAAGCTGCTCGACCTCGACGGGGTGTCGGTGACACCCGTCAGCGAGGAGCAGAACGTCTCGGCGGTGCTCACGAAGGTGAAGTCCGGCGAGGCCGACGCGGGACTCGTCTACGCGACCGACGTGGCCGCTGCGGGCGACGACGTCGAGTCGATCGAGCCAGAGGGCGCCGACGAGGTCGTCAACACGTACCCGATCGCGGCGCTGCGCGGTGCCGCATCGTCCGACGTCGCGGCGGCGTTCGTCGCGTTCGTGCTCGGCGACGAGGGGCAGGCGGTGCTCGAGGCCCACGGGTTCGGCGCCCCGTGA
- a CDS encoding aminoglycoside phosphotransferase family protein — MSDLGPVSPGHRADAEWQRRWRLRPDGDPRTTASSALLPVTTRQGEPAMLKLSRVAEEQRGGVLLEALDGHGVARVLRRKGRAILIERATGMGDLVAMVAAGRDDEATRIVCETGALLHAASADVLALDDPPELVDLPTWFRQLFERADRLDPFHRRGADLAWTLLEAPRDEVVLHGDLHHGNVLDFGERGWLAIDPKALYGERAFDFANLLCNPSHERALRPGRLARQLDVVVATTGIDRGRMLDWLVAWCALSSTWFAIDGDPGHARSAVAIGELALALRAG; from the coding sequence ATGAGCGATCTCGGACCCGTCTCCCCCGGCCACCGGGCCGACGCCGAGTGGCAGCGCCGCTGGCGCCTGCGTCCCGACGGCGACCCGCGCACGACCGCGTCGAGCGCCCTGCTGCCGGTCACCACGCGGCAGGGCGAACCCGCGATGCTCAAGCTCTCGCGCGTCGCCGAGGAGCAGCGCGGCGGCGTGCTCCTCGAGGCGCTCGACGGGCACGGCGTGGCCAGGGTGCTGCGGCGGAAGGGCCGCGCCATCCTGATCGAGCGCGCGACCGGCATGGGCGACCTCGTCGCGATGGTCGCCGCGGGGCGCGACGACGAGGCGACGCGCATCGTGTGCGAGACGGGCGCGCTGCTGCACGCGGCATCCGCCGACGTGCTCGCGCTCGACGATCCGCCCGAGCTCGTCGACCTGCCCACCTGGTTCCGGCAGCTCTTCGAACGCGCCGACCGGCTCGATCCGTTCCATCGTCGCGGCGCCGACCTCGCCTGGACGCTGCTCGAGGCCCCGCGTGACGAGGTCGTGCTGCACGGCGACCTGCACCACGGCAACGTGCTCGACTTCGGCGAGCGGGGCTGGCTCGCGATCGACCCGAAGGCGCTGTACGGCGAGCGCGCCTTCGACTTCGCGAACCTCCTCTGCAATCCCTCGCACGAGCGGGCGCTGCGACCGGGCCGGCTCGCGCGGCAGCTCGACGTGGTCGTCGCGACCACCGGCATCGATCGCGGGCGGATGCTCGACTGGCTGGTCGCGTGGTGCGCCCTGTCGTCGACCTGGTTCGCGATCGACGGCGACCCGGGGCATGCGCGGTCGGCGGTGGCGATCGGCGAGCTCGCGCTCGCCCTGCGCGCAGGCTGA
- a CDS encoding sulfate/molybdate ABC transporter ATP-binding protein gives MTDATGARRVRATPGAPTTSDAPRGALTAEVALARDAFRLDARIGLLPGEVLALLGPNGAGKSTILGMLAGLERPDAGRVALDGVVLDDVTAGTHVRPERRRIGLLGQDPRLFPHLTAAQNIAFGPRTAGMHRRDAAALAADWLDRVGLSGLGDRRPAELSGGQRQRAAIARALAAAPSVLLLDEPFASLDVEVVTDIRRLLREQLAASGTSAVVVSHDVLDAVVLADRTAVIERGRIVDDGPTASVLSAPRSPFTAAIAGVNLLIGTVRDGAVQAGGERFAGQGGETLRDGEPAAAVFRPASVIVAVQRPEGTSLRNIWRERLVAIDPAQGGARLRFDRPALAAEVTAAALAELGLSVGDEVWLAVKASEVRVHALD, from the coding sequence GTGACGGATGCCACCGGCGCTCGCCGCGTCCGCGCGACGCCCGGTGCGCCCACCACGTCGGATGCCCCGCGCGGCGCGCTCACCGCCGAAGTCGCGCTCGCGCGCGACGCCTTCCGGCTCGACGCCCGGATCGGGCTCCTCCCGGGCGAGGTGCTCGCCCTCCTCGGCCCGAACGGTGCCGGCAAGTCGACGATCCTCGGCATGCTCGCGGGCCTCGAGCGACCGGACGCAGGGCGCGTCGCGCTCGACGGTGTCGTGCTCGACGACGTCACGGCCGGCACCCACGTGCGGCCGGAGCGGCGCCGCATCGGCCTGCTCGGCCAGGACCCGCGACTCTTCCCGCACCTCACGGCGGCCCAGAACATCGCCTTCGGCCCGCGGACCGCGGGCATGCACCGGCGCGACGCCGCAGCGCTCGCCGCGGACTGGCTCGACCGCGTCGGGCTCTCGGGACTCGGCGACCGACGGCCCGCCGAACTCTCGGGCGGGCAGCGCCAGCGCGCGGCCATCGCACGCGCGCTCGCCGCGGCGCCCTCGGTACTCCTGCTCGACGAGCCCTTCGCGTCGCTCGACGTCGAGGTCGTCACCGACATCCGCCGGCTCCTCCGTGAGCAGCTCGCCGCGTCGGGCACCTCCGCCGTGGTCGTGAGCCACGACGTGCTCGACGCCGTCGTGCTCGCCGACCGCACCGCCGTCATCGAACGCGGGCGCATCGTCGACGACGGGCCGACCGCGAGCGTGCTCTCGGCGCCGCGCAGCCCGTTCACCGCCGCGATCGCCGGGGTCAACCTGCTGATCGGCACGGTGCGCGACGGTGCGGTGCAGGCGGGCGGCGAACGATTCGCTGGGCAGGGCGGCGAGACGCTGCGCGACGGCGAGCCCGCAGCGGCGGTGTTCCGGCCGGCCTCGGTCATCGTCGCCGTGCAGCGGCCCGAGGGCACGAGCCTGCGCAACATCTGGCGTGAGCGCCTCGTCGCGATCGATCCGGCGCAGGGCGGCGCCCGGCTCCGGTTCGACCGGCCGGCCCTCGCCGCCGAGGTGACGGCGGCCGCGCTCGCCGAACTCGGCCTCTCGGTCGGCGACGAGGTCTGGCTGGCGGTGAAGGCATCCGAGGTGCGCGTGCACGCCCTGGACTGA
- a CDS encoding ThiF family adenylyltransferase → MSLPPLVEPAPALPAGEVGRTDRQRRLPELGDLGQRRLANARVVVIGAGGLGSPALTWLAAAGVGTIGIVDDDVVEHSNLHRQPLHGIHDLGHPKVDSAAESIAQLAPDATVIRHGVRLVAANARELLSGYDLVLDGTDTFETRYLVDDTCAELGLPLVWASVLRFDAQLSVFWATPPTGDGVRLRTLFPEPPAPGEVPSCAEAGVLGALCGQVGAMMAQEAVKLITGIGEPLLGRVLVIDALRGRQREIPLIATSDAPAPAARTGSVAPACDVAPTAAAIPRVDAVRVGVAGRSAAGGGTAAVGAGGAGSDRPAVAHVDVAALTERLAARAAGADEFALVDVREPDEVAAGAIPGSVPLPLGEILRDPAGARERIAAAAAAAGLPPVTEDTALVLHCLVDLRSRRGAAALASAGEAVTIVDGGYTAWREASDLVATGAASDADASTDAGASTDAPDRTGAEAHA, encoded by the coding sequence ATGTCCCTGCCTCCCCTGGTCGAACCCGCGCCCGCGCTGCCCGCGGGCGAGGTCGGCCGCACCGACCGGCAGCGCCGCCTGCCCGAGCTCGGCGACCTCGGCCAGCGACGGCTCGCGAACGCCCGGGTGGTGGTCATCGGCGCCGGCGGCCTCGGCTCGCCCGCGCTCACCTGGCTCGCCGCCGCGGGCGTCGGCACCATCGGCATCGTCGACGACGACGTCGTCGAGCACTCGAACCTGCACCGGCAGCCGCTGCACGGCATCCACGACCTCGGGCATCCGAAGGTCGACAGCGCCGCCGAGTCGATCGCCCAGCTCGCCCCCGACGCCACCGTGATCCGTCACGGCGTCCGGCTCGTCGCGGCCAACGCCCGCGAACTCCTCTCGGGCTACGACCTCGTGCTCGACGGCACCGACACCTTCGAGACCCGCTACCTCGTCGACGACACGTGCGCCGAGCTCGGCCTGCCGCTGGTCTGGGCGAGCGTGCTCCGGTTCGACGCCCAGCTGTCGGTGTTCTGGGCCACGCCCCCGACCGGCGACGGCGTGCGGTTACGCACGCTGTTCCCCGAGCCGCCCGCGCCCGGCGAGGTGCCCTCGTGCGCCGAGGCCGGCGTGCTCGGCGCCCTCTGCGGGCAGGTCGGCGCGATGATGGCGCAGGAGGCCGTGAAGCTCATCACGGGCATCGGCGAGCCGCTGCTCGGCCGCGTGCTCGTGATCGACGCGCTGCGGGGTCGGCAGCGCGAGATCCCGCTGATCGCGACGTCGGATGCCCCGGCGCCCGCCGCGCGGACAGGCTCCGTGGCACCCGCCTGCGACGTGGCGCCGACGGCCGCCGCGATCCCGCGTGTGGACGCGGTCCGTGTCGGTGTTGCCGGTCGCAGTGCCGCCGGTGGCGGTACCGCTGCGGTCGGTGCCGGCGGTGCCGGTTCGGACCGTCCCGCGGTCGCCCACGTCGACGTCGCCGCACTGACCGAACGCCTCGCGGCGCGCGCGGCCGGGGCCGACGAGTTCGCCCTGGTCGACGTGCGCGAACCCGACGAGGTCGCCGCCGGGGCCATCCCCGGTTCGGTGCCGCTCCCCCTCGGCGAGATCCTGCGAGACCCGGCCGGTGCTCGCGAACGCATCGCGGCCGCGGCCGCGGCGGCAGGGTTGCCGCCGGTGACGGAGGACACCGCGCTCGTGCTGCACTGCCTCGTGGACCTGCGGTCGCGTCGCGGAGCCGCGGCGCTCGCGTCCGCGGGCGAGGCCGTCACGATCGTCGACGGCGGGTACACGGCGTGGCGCGAGGCATCCGACCTCGTCGCAACCGGTGCCGCGTCGGATGCCGATGCCTCGACGGATGCCGGCGCCTCGACCGATGCCCCGGACCGCACCGGCGCCGAGGCCCACGCATGA
- the moaC gene encoding cyclic pyranopterin monophosphate synthase MoaC: MTDAPRSPFTHLDDAGHARMVDVTQKTPTVRSATAEGFVRCPATVVAALRDGTVPKGDVLAVARIAGIQGAKRCAELLPLAHVIGVHAASVDLEVVDDGVAIRATVGTADRTGVEMEAFTAVSVAALAVVDMVKGLDKDVSIEGVRLLSKTGGKSGEWHRS; encoded by the coding sequence ATGACCGACGCGCCCCGCAGCCCCTTCACGCACCTCGACGATGCCGGACACGCCCGCATGGTCGACGTCACGCAGAAGACGCCGACCGTGCGCAGCGCGACCGCCGAGGGGTTCGTGCGGTGCCCGGCCACGGTCGTCGCGGCGCTCCGCGACGGGACGGTGCCGAAGGGCGACGTGCTCGCGGTCGCCCGCATCGCCGGAATCCAGGGCGCCAAGCGCTGCGCCGAACTGCTGCCGCTCGCGCACGTGATCGGCGTGCACGCGGCATCCGTCGACCTCGAGGTCGTCGACGACGGCGTCGCGATCCGCGCCACCGTCGGCACCGCCGACCGGACCGGCGTCGAGATGGAGGCGTTCACCGCCGTGTCGGTCGCCGCGCTCGCGGTCGTCGACATGGTCAAGGGCCTCGACAAGGACGTCTCGATCGAGGGCGTCCGACTGCTTTCCAAGACCGGCGGCAAGTCGGGCGAGTGGCACCGGAGCTGA
- a CDS encoding MoaD/ThiS family protein, with protein MATVRYFAGAADAAGTEQERLDATDLGSLRAAMLAAHGEELGRVLGRCSLLLNGRRTEDDAAAVGDDDLVDVLPPFAGG; from the coding sequence ATGGCGACCGTCCGGTACTTCGCCGGGGCGGCCGACGCCGCCGGCACCGAGCAGGAACGCCTCGACGCGACCGACCTCGGGTCGTTGCGCGCCGCGATGCTCGCCGCGCACGGCGAGGAGCTCGGCCGGGTGCTCGGCCGGTGCAGCCTCCTGCTCAACGGCCGGCGCACCGAGGACGACGCGGCCGCGGTCGGCGACGACGACCTCGTCGACGTGCTCCCGCCGTTCGCCGGCGGCTGA
- a CDS encoding molybdenum cofactor biosynthesis protein B — protein MTPAVVVIVSDRSSRGERADAVGPVLVERLRGGGFAVDEPRVVPDGAASVEAALRDAVAAGARLIVTSGGTGLGPRDRTPEGTAPVLARELPGIPEALRRTGAEHVPTAVLSRGIAGIADQPGTGGALVVNLPGSPGGASDGIDLLLRIAPHAIAQLDGGDH, from the coding sequence ATGACCCCCGCCGTCGTCGTGATCGTGTCCGACCGCAGCTCGCGCGGCGAACGCGCCGACGCAGTCGGTCCCGTGCTCGTCGAGCGGCTGCGTGGAGGCGGCTTCGCCGTCGACGAGCCGCGGGTCGTGCCCGACGGCGCCGCCTCGGTCGAAGCCGCGCTCCGCGACGCCGTCGCCGCCGGCGCGCGCCTGATCGTCACGAGCGGCGGCACCGGCCTCGGCCCCCGCGACCGGACGCCCGAGGGCACCGCGCCGGTGCTGGCCCGCGAGCTGCCCGGCATCCCCGAGGCGCTGCGACGCACCGGGGCCGAACACGTGCCCACCGCGGTCCTGTCCCGCGGGATCGCGGGCATCGCCGACCAGCCCGGGACGGGCGGCGCACTCGTCGTCAACCTGCCCGGCTCGCCGGGCGGGGCATCCGACGGCATCGACCTGCTCCTGCGCATCGCGCCCCACGCGATCGCCCAACTCGACGGAGGCGACCACTGA
- a CDS encoding NTP transferase domain-containing protein, whose product MAAATHTTGADTTGTDKTGTDPSATDPTGTDPTGTTATGAAASRSAATGGLDAIVLAGGRAERLGGVDKGRLHVGGTALVDRVVAAAASAGAARIVVAGPRPASGAAADGADLRHVVDDPPFGGPLAGLAAALDETDAPLVLVLACDLPFAEASVAELAARISAAREADGAVLVDDDGRAQWLFAAYRRDALAAGVARLGDVRDLPVRALVGALDLVEVPATGDSALDVDRWGDLARASTIAAGGVSSSSSVSEPGGRPMSESTPATPEVLDDWVAALSARLGIEATDVPVGTLLDLTRDVAHAVTRPAGPLTTFLVGYAAGRTGDLDGAVAQAEALAAEWGAR is encoded by the coding sequence GTGGCCGCTGCCACCCACACGACCGGCGCCGACACGACGGGCACCGACAAGACCGGCACCGACCCGAGCGCCACCGACCCGACCGGCACCGACCCGACGGGCACGACCGCAACCGGTGCCGCCGCCAGCCGGAGCGCTGCGACGGGCGGCCTCGACGCGATCGTGCTCGCCGGCGGCCGTGCCGAACGGCTCGGCGGCGTCGACAAGGGCCGCCTGCACGTCGGCGGCACGGCGCTCGTCGACCGGGTCGTCGCGGCCGCGGCATCCGCCGGCGCGGCACGCATCGTCGTCGCCGGCCCTCGCCCTGCATCCGGCGCGGCGGCCGACGGCGCCGACCTGCGACACGTCGTCGACGACCCGCCCTTCGGCGGACCGCTCGCCGGACTCGCCGCCGCGCTCGACGAGACGGATGCCCCTCTGGTGCTCGTGCTGGCGTGCGACCTGCCGTTCGCGGAGGCATCCGTCGCCGAACTCGCGGCACGGATCTCGGCCGCACGCGAGGCCGACGGCGCCGTGCTCGTCGACGACGACGGCCGCGCGCAGTGGCTGTTCGCCGCCTACCGGCGCGACGCCCTCGCCGCCGGCGTCGCCCGACTCGGCGACGTGCGGGACCTGCCCGTGCGGGCGCTCGTCGGGGCGCTCGACCTCGTCGAGGTGCCGGCGACCGGCGACTCGGCGCTCGACGTCGACCGTTGGGGCGACCTCGCCCGCGCGTCGACGATCGCCGCCGGCGGCGTATCCTCGTCCAGTTCCGTCTCAGAGCCGGGAGGCCGACCCATGTCCGAATCCACGCCCGCCACCCCCGAGGTGCTCGACGACTGGGTCGCCGCGCTCAGCGCCAGGCTCGGCATCGAGGCGACCGACGTCCCCGTCGGCACGCTGCTCGACCTGACCCGCGACGTCGCGCACGCCGTCACCCGGCCCGCGGGCCCGCTCACGACGTTCCTCGTCGGCTACGCCGCAGGTCGCACGGGCGACCTCGACGGCGCCGTGGCGCAGGCCGAGGCGCTCGCGGCCGAGTGGGGTGCACGCTGA
- the glp gene encoding gephyrin-like molybdotransferase Glp, translating to MSVEPTAAAQESAPVEVEVHLAAILDLVEPLPVERVPLAAALGRVLATDVIAVQSVPRFDNTGMDGYAVRSADLAGADEANPVSLHVVGEVAAGSAEDPALAAGQAVRIMTGAALPSDADTIVPVEHTAAYRDAHAWAEVGGVVEVVTEPAPGAHVRRAGEDVAAGAVVLEAGAVLTPYRLGAAASAGVGEVSVRRAPRVAIVATGDELVAPGETPARGQIPESNSVLLAGVVAGAGADVVSIARVGDDPADLLAELERLGAEHAPDLVVCTGGVSVGAHDVVKAALDGRGIVFRKVAMQPGKPQAFGRLESGALLAGLPGNPVSVAVSFEVFVRPVLQAMQGLEPTGAARTEAEVVDGWRSPPGRRQYMPVAFDGSGRIRRATGGGSGSHLAGGLAHAQGFAIVPAEAEAVRAGERLPVMLVGP from the coding sequence ATGAGCGTCGAACCCACTGCCGCCGCGCAGGAGTCCGCACCCGTCGAGGTCGAGGTGCATCTCGCCGCGATCCTCGACCTCGTCGAGCCGCTCCCGGTGGAACGCGTGCCGCTCGCCGCGGCGCTCGGACGCGTGCTCGCGACCGACGTGATCGCCGTGCAGTCCGTGCCGCGCTTCGACAACACCGGCATGGACGGCTACGCCGTGCGCAGCGCCGACCTGGCGGGTGCCGACGAGGCGAACCCGGTCTCGCTCCACGTCGTCGGCGAGGTCGCCGCGGGCTCGGCGGAGGACCCCGCGCTCGCCGCCGGCCAGGCCGTGCGCATCATGACCGGAGCCGCGCTGCCCAGCGATGCCGACACGATCGTGCCGGTCGAGCACACCGCCGCCTACCGCGACGCCCACGCGTGGGCCGAGGTGGGCGGCGTCGTCGAGGTCGTGACCGAACCCGCGCCGGGCGCGCACGTCCGCCGCGCTGGCGAGGACGTGGCGGCCGGTGCCGTCGTGCTCGAGGCCGGTGCCGTGCTCACGCCCTACCGGCTCGGCGCCGCGGCATCCGCGGGCGTCGGCGAGGTCTCGGTGCGACGCGCGCCGCGGGTCGCGATCGTGGCGACCGGCGACGAACTCGTCGCCCCGGGCGAGACGCCCGCGCGCGGGCAGATCCCCGAGTCGAACTCGGTCCTGCTCGCCGGCGTCGTCGCGGGTGCAGGGGCCGATGTCGTCTCGATCGCGCGGGTCGGCGACGACCCAGCGGACCTGCTCGCCGAACTCGAGCGGCTCGGAGCCGAGCACGCGCCCGACCTCGTGGTCTGCACCGGCGGCGTCTCGGTCGGCGCGCACGACGTGGTGAAGGCCGCGCTCGACGGACGCGGCATCGTCTTCCGCAAGGTCGCGATGCAGCCCGGCAAGCCGCAGGCGTTCGGGCGCCTCGAATCGGGTGCGCTGCTCGCCGGGCTGCCCGGCAACCCGGTCTCGGTCGCGGTGTCCTTCGAGGTCTTCGTGCGACCCGTGCTGCAGGCGATGCAGGGACTTGAGCCCACCGGGGCCGCGCGCACCGAGGCCGAGGTCGTCGACGGCTGGCGCAGCCCGCCGGGCCGTCGCCAGTACATGCCCGTCGCGTTCGACGGTTCGGGCCGCATCCGCCGGGCGACCGGCGGCGGGTCGGGCTCGCACCTCGCCGGCGGACTCGCGCACGCCCAGGGATTCGCGATCGTGCCCGCCGAGGCCGAGGCGGTTCGCGCGGGCGAACGCCTGCCTGTCATGCTGGTCGGACCATGA